From Amycolatopsis sp. cg9, one genomic window encodes:
- a CDS encoding (2Fe-2S)-binding protein, producing MRLNVTINGEDRQADDVWEGESLLYVLRERLGLPGSKNACEQGECGSCTVYLDDAPVCACLVAAGQAEGRAVRTVEGLADGDTLHPIQQSFVDNGAVQCGFCTPGLVVAAHDLLDRVPDPSDEEIREALAGNLCRCTGYEKILDAVRAVAKGGVA from the coding sequence ATGCGCCTGAACGTGACGATCAACGGCGAAGACCGGCAGGCGGACGACGTCTGGGAAGGCGAAAGCCTGCTGTACGTGCTGCGCGAGCGGCTCGGCCTCCCGGGGTCGAAGAACGCCTGCGAACAGGGCGAATGCGGGTCCTGCACGGTCTACCTCGACGACGCCCCGGTGTGCGCCTGCCTGGTCGCGGCCGGGCAGGCCGAGGGCCGCGCGGTCCGCACGGTCGAGGGACTGGCCGACGGCGACACCCTCCACCCGATCCAGCAGTCCTTTGTGGACAACGGCGCGGTGCAGTGCGGGTTCTGCACGCCGGGCCTGGTCGTCGCCGCGCACGACCTGCTGGACCGCGTACCGGATCCCTCCGACGAGGAGATCCGCGAGGCGCTCGCCGGCAACCTCTGCCGCTGCACCGGCTACGAGAAGATCCTCGACGCGGTGCGCGCGGTGGCGAAGGGTGGTGTCGCG
- a CDS encoding xanthine dehydrogenase family protein subunit M has protein sequence MDFLRPTTLAEALALKAERPDAVPIAGGTDVMVELNFDHRRPEALLDLTTVRELTEWSTSDGTVRLGAGVPYSRVIAELGESVPALAMASRTVGSPQIRNRGTVGGNLGAASPAGDTHPVLLALDARIEAASVRGTRILRAEEFYVGVKRHALDPDELITAVHLPADAGPQQFAKVGTRNAMVIAVCSFALSLRDGVVGAAIGSAAPTPRHAREAEEFLAGELPWGSSDALPDSLKRRFGELVAGAASPIDDVRGSAAYRKHALSVLARRTLTWAWEDHRTGERACA, from the coding sequence GTGGACTTCCTGCGTCCCACGACGCTCGCCGAGGCCCTCGCCCTGAAGGCGGAGCGGCCGGACGCCGTGCCGATCGCCGGCGGCACCGACGTCATGGTCGAGCTGAACTTCGACCACCGGCGCCCCGAGGCCCTGCTGGACCTGACGACGGTCCGCGAGCTGACGGAGTGGTCCACATCGGACGGCACCGTCCGGCTCGGCGCCGGCGTCCCGTACTCCCGCGTCATCGCTGAACTGGGTGAATCCGTCCCTGCCCTGGCCATGGCGTCCCGCACGGTCGGCTCGCCCCAGATCCGCAACCGCGGCACGGTCGGCGGCAACCTCGGCGCCGCGTCCCCGGCCGGTGACACCCACCCGGTGCTGCTGGCCCTGGACGCGCGGATCGAGGCGGCCTCCGTCCGGGGGACCCGGATCCTCCGCGCGGAGGAGTTCTACGTCGGCGTGAAACGCCACGCGCTCGACCCCGACGAGCTGATCACCGCCGTCCACCTGCCCGCGGACGCCGGGCCGCAGCAGTTCGCCAAGGTCGGGACGCGCAACGCGATGGTCATCGCGGTCTGCTCGTTCGCGCTGTCCCTGCGCGACGGCGTGGTGGGCGCGGCGATCGGGTCCGCCGCGCCGACGCCGCGGCACGCCCGCGAAGCCGAAGAGTTCCTGGCCGGGGAGCTGCCGTGGGGGTCGTCCGACGCGTTGCCCGACTCCCTGAAGCGCCGCTTCGGCGAGCTGGTGGCCGGAGCGGCGTCACCGATCGACGACGTCCGGGGCAGCGCCGCCTACCGCAAGCACGCGCTTTCGGTGCTCGCGCGGCGTACGTTGACCTGGGCCTGGGAAGACCACCGGACGGGGGAGCGCGCATGCGCCTGA